Genomic segment of Colletotrichum destructivum chromosome 5, complete sequence:
GGTGGCGCCCTTGGTAGGGTTGAACTGCTTTTGAACTATTGTCGATATTGCCGTAAGAGATGGGAATGGCAATCAACTTGGGTGGCGCTTCGGAAAACCAACTCACCATTCGGCCTGCGGGCTAGCTTCCTCATCCCGAAGACGCATTCAGTCTTCCGTCGCTACCAAAAGTAACATGGCGGTGAGTCTGAGGCTGATACACATGGACGCCGGGTGCGCTCAGAAAACGAACTCACTATGCAGTTGCTGCAAGATCCCGAAGCAGAGGGTCCTAGCCACCATGTCAGCTCTAATGCGCCACACAGAATAAGCTATCAGAGttgtcgcgggcggcgctgGACTTACCGGCACAGCGAACTTTCCGCGTGGTGCAAGCATCGCATGACTTGTGGATGCGGGAGGAGCTCTGGGTATTGGTAGCCATCTTTCGGCGCTTGATTACCACTGCGGGATGGAAtcccgaggaggaggaactGAAGGTTGACGGATAGAGAACTTGTTGGGGTAATGGGCGCAGATATCGCCATTGCCGGCAAAAGGAGGGAACACGACTgatcctcgggctcgggtTACTCGATCCGGTAGCGATTACCGAGGCTCGGGGTTCTGACAACACACTCGGCCGATCACCAGCTTTGCTGACCGAAACCTCAGTGTGAACACCTCGCTTTGACAACCGCAAGCCTGGTGAAACGACAATGAGTCATGTTGGAGTTTCTATTGGCTCTAGGGTGAAGAAAGTCAAGGTGGTTAAGGGTATTGTTACTGTGACGGAGTAGTTGTGGCTTGTGAATTACCAAGCATGGTGTGCAAGCCACTCAGAGAAGCTGCAACCTTGTTTTGCCAGTGGAAGCTGGTGAGGTTAGCGATAGTGCAGCGGGATATTGCGATAGCGATAGGTCTAGCAGAAATTTAAAGTAGTTGTAGAATAATAATTGCCGGCGAAATACTTGGATAAGTTGCAGCTGTTGATGGTTGTGTTGCGATTGTTCGATGTGGTGGGAGCGAGAAGTGGATGACTAGTGTCACGCAACACAGGAGGAATGCACCAGCAAAGTCTGCATTCTGAAACCCTGCTAGGAAAGTCAACATTTATGTTGATGAAATGGAATCGAGTTGGTGAGAAAAGATTTTCGCATACATCTTGCTGAATCGTAGATTTACTCAAGTTAACAACTCACTTGCGCAACATCACACAGGCCTAAAAACCATACATTGACCCGCAAGTTTTTCATCATAAAGTTAGTTGACTTCATTGATCAGAAACACAAGCAATCTAGAGAACTCCACCCACCCGTGAGTGCCGGCGAGAAGTTGGAAATCAGCTCCTCTACAAGCCTTGCAACTTGTCTCACCGATTGGGTGGATGCCACGCAGAAGCACGAACGGGTGTTTTCCGCTATTAAttcccctcttcttcacctACTTTACTCCACACAACATGCCACTGAGTGAATCTCGGCTCCGAACTGTCAAGTTGGGATGTGTAGACCCCTATGCCAGAACTTTTCCCGGCCACTCCGCGCTCTGCCTCGGCGATATGAGTAATCTTCTACTTCGATTGAGCGTTGTTTCTGCGTGTCTGATGGTTTTATTCCATGGACTGAGGCGATAACTGTGGAAATGGTTTCATCATCATGGTCGGGAGAGGGCGGAGGAAGTGACCGTTCTGACATGCAGATCCCCGTTCGACCCTTTGATGGTCGGTCGCGACTTGCCGGATTCGGAGTACGCAGATGTTATCCTAGTAGTATCAACGTAGATAAAAGTCGATCTTTGCTCTAGCTGTGTAAGAGTTGGTTGGATGCTTGGGTCTGTATGCTTGTCACAAACAACTCACCTCTTATTTCCTCACAACATCAGTCAAGTCATGGAGATAACCTCCGGGCATCCACTGCTCACTGCAGCTCTACTCCTCTCGACTTTACCGTCTGCCCTGGCCCAGAATGCCCGAGTCAAAGTAACCTTTGACGAGACCTTCCGCACCGTCGCCCCTCCCAACGACGCCTTCGCCCACAATGCGGACCACGTCCGCGTCGCCTCGacggtcctcctcggcctcatccTCACCTTCGTCCTGCTCTCTCTCCGGGAAAGCAAACGCTGGTCCTCGACTGTCCCGACGGCGCTGACCCTCGGCGCGGCGACCTGCATTCTCCCCGAGGCCGTGGACAACTACCTCGCCAACTGTTACTGGGCCCAGTCCCACGACCCGTCGCAGCTCATGTTCACCTTCCTGGGGCGCGAGTTTGACGTCTACGTCGGCATCATATGGTGGTCCTTTGGTGCCGTCTTGGGGTGCACCATCTTCGGCGCTCTGATGCGCGGGGTAACCACCAAGACCCTCTGGGTCCTGTTGGGTCTCGCGGCTCTgttcgacctcgtcctggAAGAGTGTCTGCTCAACTACGGCGGGCTCTACCTCTACTACGGCCACCAGCCCCTGGTGCTGATCTCCAAGTTCCCGTGGTGGTGGGGTTTCTGCAACGTGTCGGCCATCTTCCTGGGTATTGCCTCGACGTACCGGTATCGGGAGTGGTTCAACGGGTGGCGGAGCATCTTCGTCCTGCCGATACTGCCGTTTTGCTACATCGCAGGATGGTCTCTTGCCGCGATGCCCACCGTTTATGCCGTCCACGCGGACTACTCTCCTTTCATCACGCAGCTGTGTGGTCTTCTGACGTGCTGTTTGGCTCTGGTTCAGACCGGGGTCATGATGGACGTCCTCCTTGAGCGCGACCCGCTCAAGTTTGATCAGTCGGGCCGATCGCCGAGGCTGGAAAGGGGGACATCACCGTCAACCAGGTCCGGAAGTAAGACAAAAACCTTGGGACGAATCTGGGAGGGAATTTAGAGCTTGTGGGCTGGTAGGGCTTCTTCACGCACCCGGTGTATATCGATGCTCCATTGATTCTACACCGCAGATTTAGAAACCTTTCATATACTATTATCACACGCCAGCAGAATTCTCTACACTTCTGGTGGCAGGTGGGCGATTTGCTGATTCCAGCTAAGGGCCTGTATGCTGGTGTATGGGCAAACAATCCAACGGGGCGCTTTGGACTTGCCCTGGTCAATTAGTAGCTTACCAAAATAGAATGGGTCGGATAGATCAACTGCGATGAGTTTAGTCTATTGTTTCGTGAAAATTCTGTGAGCGAAACGAGCTCAAAGTCCGCCTAGACGGGCACCCGAACTGTTCATCTTGCGAGAAGGTGTCCAGTCACATCGTTTGCCTTACTGAGGAGAGATGGGCTGGCCATGTCAGAATGGTCAACTACAACggaaacaaaaacaacaaagCAACACTTTCACGGTCATTCTTAGGAGTCAACGGGTCTTTAAGTCTAATTTCTAGCCGAGCTTTCTCATGATCAGGCGGAAAAACCACAGCTCTTAGTTGTTGATCGGCATTCTACTTCTGAAAAAAGCAAGCGCAAGCTCCAGACGTCTTCCGGCAAGGTGAAACAGCAGGTTATCCTACTGCTTCTGATGTCTGACGTTCGTAAGGATAAGAATAGACAGGCATTCGGCCGTGCGCTGCCCTTACGAACGGGGTAGCAGCATTCAGGTCGTGCCGCTGGACTGGCCGTTCCGGCAGGAATCCGGTTCAGGAGAATGTCGCCGGTCCTACTTACGCCCCTCTACCGGGGAGTTGGAACTGCGCCAGATTGTGGCAGCAGTGCGAGCGTTGGTCCATTCCAAACTCTTGAGCTCAGTTGGCAAGTGTTTTCACTTGTTAACTCCAGCTATAAACTGGGTTGCGAATAGGTGAGAcagtggggggggggggggggggggggggtgtatGCTTCCATCTTGGGCTTCGAGGAATAAATCGTCTGGCAATAGAGGCAGAGAAAGAAATTTTGCAACAGTGAACATCTAGACACTTTTGCTCTGTGTGCGGATTCTCTGACGAAAGTTTCTAGGCTTTTCTCACGCTGGCGACAGCGGTGTTGTGGGATCGATGATCAACGGCTACGCGATGGACGGCCACACAAGTATTGGCGGCCTCCTACTTGGGTACTTGGGAGTACAGGATGCCTGCCGCAGCGTAACTGTCGTCATCTCGGTAGCAATCTTGGTGTTCTCGGCGGCTTCATCTTGGCGTTAGATGGCTTTTCCTCCTTGTACTCTTCATGTCCATGGCGGTGGTAAGCAACAAGTGATGGATCTACAGGCCAACAACGGGCGacaagaggcagagagagtgtgtgtgatgCATGGAAGTGAAAAACAGACACAGAACAACAAACTCGACCCCTCCACACTGCGATTCGCTGTGGTGATGTGGGCTATAATAGGATAGTATAGATTGCGCCAACCGTGCTTGACATGAGCCGGTCGCTTGCCTCTCCACCATGGATTTGAGAGACCGTATCATAGAGAGGAAACCCCTATTTCTAATCCGTCGCAGCACCGAAGTTCCCGTCGGAACCCTAAGCAGTCCGGGACCGTGACATATATACCGGAGCACACGATGATTAAACATCTAAATCCAGCAGGTGGTGGGTTCGCCCCGAGTCAAGCCGTTGGTAATCCGCCGGCTGTGTTTGGCGAGACTGGCGGCGGCTCACTTAATTTGAGTTGGCGTAATTTCCAGAATACGGGGTTTCCTATCCACCCACATCGCCCATTCCGTCGACAGCCGTGTAGCCTATTGTCGGGGAGCCCGGGATCCGGGGGACTTGGCCGGCGTTTCTTTCTCGAAACGGAAATGGCTACCTTGTCCGCATCGGACAGTCCGCCGATCAGGGAAAAGCATATCTAGATCTGAGTGTCCCGGTGGACAgttgtgttgtgttgcaGATCCTCTGGAACTAGTTCGCTCGCTCCTCTTGTGTCCAAACTGCTCCAAGTTGCCAGTCAATCGTTGTCTCTTATTCGGTAGTGGTTTAGTTCACGATGCGCCTCACTGTATTAACTCTCGCCATCCTTGCTGCTCCGGCGCTCGCCCAGGATGCTCAACACGTGTGGCAGGCTCCTGGAAGCAATGATCGTGAGTTACCCTCTCGCTCGTAGACAGATGTAGATcggtcccccccccctttggtACTAACATCCCCCCAGGTCGATCTCCGTGCCCCCTCTTGAACAGTCTCGCCAACCACGGCTACCTCCCACGAAACGGCCAAAACAtctccgtcgacgccctgATCGAGGGCATGCACGCCGGCCTCAACCTGCGCGAGGACGCCaagctcttcttccgccTGCAGGGCAACAAGGCCGTCggggcctcgtcgacgggggaCAAGACGACGTTCCACCTCAACGACCTCAACAAGCACGACCTCATCGAGCACGACGCCTCCCTCAGCCGGGCGGACATCTACTTTGGCGACAACTGGTCCTTCAACCAGACCATCTTCGACGAGACGAAGTCGTACTGGCCCTCGGCCACCATCTCCATcagcgacgccgccaaggcgCTCGCCGCGCGGCAGAAGAGCGCCGAGGCGATCAACCCGGAGTTCAACCTGCCTCTCGACGGGCACACCAACTCGCTGGGCCAGACGGCCATGTACCTCGGCTTGTTTGGGgactacgacgacggcaacgcgAACCGGGCTTGGGTCGAGTACTTCTTTGGTGAGTCTTCTTCGCGTGTCGCATGACGCTGCGAGAACCTCGACTGATTTCCATCGTTTCTAGAGAACGAACGACTGCCGTTTGAGCTCGGCTGGCAGAGGCGGTCGGACAACGACAAGATCCCGGCCACGGGGATCCTGGCCTTGACGACCAAGGTGGCCGTTCACTACCTCGCGGTCAAGATTGGACTCTGAGCAGGAGAAGTTGATGGAAGATTTGTCTTCCACTCTCGTCTGGTACCAGGAAGCCGTGTATGCCCAGAGTCGAAGTGACGGAGACGGCACGCAATACAGATACAACCTAGGCACTAGGACGAGCAACGCAGGGGCATGGGACGAAAAACGACTGTTGGTCCAACCCGCATGAACCAACGTTCCCCCCGAAATGGACCGCTATCCCCGACGAAGCTAGATCTGACCGTTGCAGGTGGAGAATGGTGTGTTGCAATGGCTCGGATGATTGATCAATGCCCAACCGGTAACATGGGTCAAGAAGCTCTTCAGGGGAGCAAGCCCAGGGGGGTTCTGTTGGTTGGCACCAGGTACGAACGATACCGACGAGAGTTTACATAGGCAGTCTtgacggaggaggggggtcTGGCGGTCTGGGAAGAGGGGAAGATAAAGCCCGTATTAGAGATCCCTTCCGAACGGTTGGTCAGTGTTCTCGCAAGTTTTCAAAGTCGTGTTGGCGTTCTGGTGAGAGGTATATATATCCATGAGAACGTTGAAAGTAAAGAGTCAGACTTCTTGAGCCACAAACTCCAACCTTGTCCATTCACTCACAATGACATCCTCGTCCCTACCGCCCAAGATCCTTTTGACCGGGGCAACCGGCTACGTCGGCGGTTCCGTCCTCCATCACCTTCTCGACTGCGCCTCCCTGTCGTccaccttctcctcctctcccatAACCGTCCCCATCCGCGGCGGCCCGGATCGCGGC
This window contains:
- a CDS encoding Putative chloroperoxidase, with product MRLTVLTLAILAAPALAQDAQHVWQAPGSNDRRSPCPLLNSLANHGYLPRNGQNISVDALIEGMHAGLNLREDAKLFFRLQGNKAVGASSTGDKTTFHLNDLNKHDLIEHDASLSRADIYFGDNWSFNQTIFDETKSYWPSATISISDAAKALAARQKSAEAINPEFNLPLDGHTNSLGQTAMYLGLFGDYDDGNANRAWVEYFFENERLPFELGWQRRSDNDKIPATGILALTTKVAVHYLAVKIGL